A region of Subdoligranulum variabile DNA encodes the following proteins:
- a CDS encoding RING finger protein translates to MARYTGNHCPVCEQAFTDDDDIVVCPECGTPYHRACWQKVGVCMHQSEHAAGFEWKPEFGPEAEAAAHAAICPNCGTHNEPGSARCSHCGVPLPRPDDSAREQAPSEDNGPIYARNPGSYNPGSGNSGAASGPHIDAFGAGADGAIYRREVGPEDPIDGIKAKHWAAFLGRSPMYYLMQFFRMSETKHRVTFSFSAFFFGPAYLLYRKMWKEGILTGILSMLFYLPGLLDLVAYYNPGFFGPLPTGWLATAATFGEIASWALRVVLALFSVSWYEKHAKSRIETVCSQCPEGPERTEALSRSGGTNILAAILYFGLVALMEVAFLYMAGPALVNLLLYDMSW, encoded by the coding sequence ATGGCACGTTACACTGGAAATCACTGTCCTGTCTGTGAACAGGCTTTTACCGACGATGACGACATCGTCGTTTGCCCCGAATGCGGCACCCCCTACCACCGCGCCTGCTGGCAGAAAGTCGGCGTCTGCATGCATCAGTCCGAGCATGCTGCCGGTTTTGAGTGGAAACCGGAATTCGGCCCCGAAGCCGAGGCCGCTGCCCATGCGGCCATCTGCCCCAACTGCGGCACCCACAACGAACCGGGCTCGGCCCGCTGCAGCCACTGCGGCGTGCCCCTGCCCCGCCCCGATGATTCGGCCCGTGAACAGGCACCTTCCGAGGACAACGGCCCCATTTATGCGCGGAATCCGGGTTCCTACAATCCCGGCAGCGGAAATTCCGGCGCAGCGTCCGGCCCCCACATCGACGCCTTCGGCGCCGGGGCGGACGGTGCGATCTATCGCCGGGAAGTAGGGCCCGAGGATCCCATCGACGGCATCAAGGCCAAACACTGGGCCGCTTTCCTGGGGCGTTCCCCGATGTACTACCTCATGCAGTTTTTCCGCATGAGCGAAACCAAGCACCGGGTCACCTTCTCCTTCTCGGCCTTTTTCTTCGGCCCGGCCTATCTGCTCTACCGCAAAATGTGGAAGGAAGGCATCCTGACGGGCATTCTTTCGATGCTGTTCTATCTGCCGGGGCTGCTGGATCTTGTGGCCTACTACAATCCCGGTTTCTTTGGCCCCCTGCCCACCGGCTGGCTGGCTACCGCCGCCACCTTCGGCGAGATTGCCAGCTGGGCCTTGCGGGTGGTGCTGGCGCTGTTCTCGGTGTCCTGGTATGAAAAGCATGCCAAGAGCCGCATTGAGACGGTCTGCAGCCAGTGCCCCGAGGGACCGGAGCGCACCGAAGCGCTTTCCCGCAGCGGCGGCACCAACATTCTCGCGGCGATCCTGTATTTCGGCCTGGTAGCGCTGATGGAGGTTGCTTTCCTCTATATGGCCGGTCCCGCCCTCGTGAATCTGCTGCTCTACGACATGAGCTGGTAA
- a CDS encoding nucleotidyltransferase family protein translates to MKTALVIMAAGIGSRFGGGIKQLAAVGPNGEIIMDYSIHDAIEAGFDKIVFIIRHDIEQAFKEAIGDRIEATCKELGVEIAYAFQALENVPAGYSVPEGRTKPWGTGQAVLACKGILQEPFAVINADDYYGKEAFVQLHDFLQGYDPAQPGKLCMAGFVLKNTLSDNGAVTRGICQMNEEQYLTGVLETSGIEKTADGAAAGGQAIDIDSLVSMNMWGLTPAFVDLLESGFVEFFEKAAPANPLKAEYLLPIYIDELLHAGKVSVKVLPTHDKWFGVTYAEDKQIVIDSFAKLVADGVYRKDLFSDLKK, encoded by the coding sequence ATGAAAACAGCATTGGTTATCATGGCAGCGGGCATCGGCTCCCGCTTCGGCGGCGGCATCAAGCAGCTGGCCGCTGTCGGTCCCAACGGCGAGATCATCATGGACTATTCCATCCACGATGCCATCGAAGCCGGTTTTGACAAGATCGTCTTCATCATCCGTCACGACATCGAGCAGGCATTCAAGGAGGCCATCGGTGACCGCATCGAGGCTACCTGCAAGGAGCTGGGTGTGGAGATTGCTTACGCCTTCCAGGCACTGGAGAACGTGCCCGCGGGGTATTCGGTCCCCGAGGGCCGTACCAAGCCCTGGGGCACCGGTCAGGCGGTGCTGGCCTGCAAGGGCATCCTGCAGGAGCCTTTTGCCGTTATCAATGCCGACGACTACTACGGCAAGGAAGCCTTTGTGCAGCTGCATGATTTCCTGCAGGGGTACGATCCTGCGCAGCCCGGCAAGCTCTGCATGGCCGGTTTTGTGCTGAAAAACACCCTGAGTGACAACGGCGCTGTGACCCGCGGCATCTGCCAGATGAACGAGGAGCAGTATCTCACCGGCGTGCTGGAGACCAGCGGCATCGAGAAGACCGCCGACGGCGCGGCAGCCGGCGGCCAGGCCATCGACATCGACAGCCTGGTATCCATGAATATGTGGGGGCTGACCCCCGCTTTCGTCGATCTGCTGGAGAGCGGTTTTGTAGAGTTCTTTGAGAAAGCCGCACCGGCCAATCCTCTGAAAGCCGAGTATCTGCTGCCCATCTACATCGACGAGCTGCTCCATGCGGGCAAGGTCAGCGTCAAGGTGCTGCCCACCCACGACAAGTGGTTCGGCGTCACCTACGCCGAGGACAAGCAGATCGTCATCGACAGTTTTGCCAAGCTGGTGGCCGACGGCGTCTACCGCAAAGACCTGTTCAGCGACCTGAAAAAATAA
- a CDS encoding SH3 domain-containing protein, whose protein sequence is MKRLLVPLAFSLLLCACTPPALNSAATPETAESATAEAATVDTAPAGANVSLPEGLQAVDLAVLSYDEIRLVCRYSVWNEPLAGYYTTCRDGQWGLMRNDGSKVLSCAFERPVALCSDGAPRYPAWIAVSGNADAAFWEDTSRYLTSIGEGRICDMAHCGPGYEKYLWLEDRGQMCAYIGSLGPSEPTHITPGQRDAYGNCFPAQDAVLISEEWGEVPSDTTGESYRYRTADGTPLNNYDYQQAQPFLHGALLAAARRGSQWIYLDQQGTEVTAPVYEAVYQDPWGNLSLASPLLNGYAAVCRDGKFGLLDSAGQEFVPCTYDGLVWDGSLGWIKLADGWHAFSVPSAPTPTATPAQPEEPDLLRWVSIDLVLPDTYPPDYYHPIYRTISYDNLNVRAGPGTEYDKVGSLLPGSNVEQLGGSSTTDEWIFVAYQDWPLGWVSTEYLE, encoded by the coding sequence ATGAAACGTCTTTTGGTTCCGCTGGCTTTTTCTCTGCTGCTGTGTGCCTGCACGCCGCCTGCACTGAACAGCGCGGCCACGCCGGAGACCGCGGAAAGCGCCACCGCCGAAGCGGCCACTGTCGATACAGCCCCGGCCGGAGCGAACGTTTCCTTGCCCGAAGGGCTTCAGGCGGTGGATCTGGCGGTGCTGTCCTACGATGAGATCCGCCTGGTCTGCCGGTATTCCGTCTGGAACGAGCCCCTTGCCGGTTACTATACCACCTGCCGGGACGGACAGTGGGGACTGATGCGCAACGATGGCAGTAAAGTCTTGTCCTGCGCCTTTGAACGGCCCGTCGCCCTTTGCTCCGACGGCGCGCCGCGCTATCCCGCCTGGATAGCGGTGTCCGGCAACGCTGATGCCGCCTTCTGGGAGGATACCTCCCGGTATCTGACCTCCATCGGGGAGGGGCGGATCTGCGATATGGCCCATTGCGGCCCCGGTTACGAGAAATACCTCTGGCTGGAAGACCGCGGGCAGATGTGTGCCTATATCGGCAGCCTGGGCCCCAGTGAGCCTACCCATATTACCCCCGGCCAGCGGGACGCATACGGCAACTGCTTTCCCGCACAGGATGCAGTCCTGATCAGCGAAGAATGGGGCGAAGTCCCTTCCGACACGACGGGAGAATCCTACCGCTATCGCACCGCCGACGGGACACCGCTGAACAACTATGACTACCAGCAGGCACAGCCCTTCCTGCACGGTGCTCTGCTGGCCGCCGCCCGGCGCGGCAGCCAGTGGATCTATCTGGACCAACAGGGCACCGAAGTCACCGCCCCGGTCTATGAGGCCGTTTATCAGGATCCCTGGGGGAATTTGTCGCTGGCGTCACCGCTGCTGAACGGCTATGCAGCGGTCTGCCGCGACGGAAAGTTCGGTCTGCTGGACAGTGCCGGTCAGGAATTTGTTCCCTGCACCTACGACGGACTTGTCTGGGACGGCAGCCTGGGCTGGATCAAACTGGCTGACGGATGGCACGCCTTCTCTGTGCCCAGTGCCCCCACCCCCACAGCCACCCCCGCTCAGCCGGAAGAACCGGATCTGCTGCGCTGGGTCTCGATTGATCTGGTCCTCCCCGATACTTATCCTCCGGACTATTATCATCCCATCTACAGAACGATCTCCTATGACAACCTCAACGTCCGCGCCGGTCCCGGCACCGAATACGATAAGGTCGGCAGCCTGTTGCCGGGTTCCAACGTAGAACAGCTGGGCGGCAGCAGCACCACGGATGAGTGGATCTTTGTGGCCTATCAGGACTGGCCTCTCGGATGGGTCAGCACCGAATACCTGGAATGA
- a CDS encoding UDP-glucose--hexose-1-phosphate uridylyltransferase → MANNEFDCTALTPEQRDARLALDMERLLRFGRKHKLIKDLDVLVARNTLLDLLALSAPSESKPPKENPETPAALLDEMVELAAQKDLFDGAVPQFRINFETRLMGALMPRESEVCKKFKKLYERKGAKAATDWFYDLCVVSNYIRTAQIAKNIQWNSASPYGDLEITINLTKPEKDPKTIALERLQPKSGYPACMLCKENIGYAGRVNFPARQTHRIVPITLAGQQFYLQYSPYAYFHEHCIMLHETHKPMEMDRQTLAEIFDFVSQFPHYTCGSNADLPIVGGSILSHSHFQGGRYVFPMQKASIAVPMTDIRYPGVRAGILNWPVSTVRLIGRSSQQTQIVANNILTAWRNYTDESVGILSHTGDTPHNTVTPILHYDEKDGYILDLALRNNRTSEEYPDGIFHPHKEYHNIKKENIGLIEVMGLAILPARLKDQGAQIAEILAGQRPNTSREEGSPLAVHAEWIDQLIAKYGTSMAPQDANNAVKQEIGTVFSHVLENAGVFKQDKEGQDAFLRFMQSVGFKAI, encoded by the coding sequence ATGGCAAACAATGAATTTGACTGCACGGCCTTGACCCCGGAACAGCGCGACGCCCGTCTGGCCTTGGACATGGAGCGGCTGCTGCGCTTTGGGCGCAAGCACAAGCTCATCAAGGATCTGGACGTACTGGTGGCACGCAACACGCTGCTGGACCTGTTGGCGCTGAGTGCGCCCAGTGAGTCCAAACCGCCGAAAGAGAACCCGGAGACGCCCGCGGCGTTGCTGGATGAGATGGTGGAGTTGGCCGCCCAGAAAGACCTGTTTGACGGTGCGGTTCCCCAGTTCCGCATCAACTTCGAAACCCGACTGATGGGCGCGCTGATGCCCCGGGAGAGCGAAGTCTGCAAGAAATTCAAGAAGCTCTATGAGCGCAAAGGTGCCAAAGCGGCCACCGATTGGTTCTACGACCTGTGCGTCGTGTCCAACTACATCCGCACGGCACAGATTGCCAAGAACATCCAGTGGAATTCTGCCAGTCCCTACGGCGACCTGGAAATCACCATCAACCTGACCAAGCCCGAAAAGGATCCCAAGACCATTGCTCTGGAACGCCTGCAGCCCAAGTCCGGTTATCCGGCCTGCATGCTCTGCAAGGAAAACATCGGCTACGCCGGCCGCGTCAACTTCCCCGCCCGGCAGACCCACCGCATCGTGCCCATCACACTGGCAGGCCAGCAGTTCTATCTGCAGTACAGCCCCTACGCCTATTTCCATGAGCATTGCATCATGCTGCACGAGACCCACAAGCCCATGGAGATGGACCGCCAGACCCTGGCTGAGATCTTTGACTTTGTCTCCCAGTTCCCCCACTACACCTGCGGCTCCAACGCCGACCTGCCCATTGTCGGCGGCAGCATCCTGAGCCACAGCCATTTCCAGGGGGGCCGCTACGTCTTCCCCATGCAGAAAGCCTCCATTGCCGTTCCCATGACGGACATCCGCTACCCCGGCGTCCGGGCCGGCATCCTGAACTGGCCGGTCTCCACGGTGCGTCTGATTGGCCGCAGCAGCCAGCAGACCCAGATCGTGGCCAACAACATCCTCACGGCCTGGCGCAACTATACCGATGAGAGCGTCGGCATCCTCTCCCATACCGGCGATACGCCCCACAACACCGTCACTCCTATCCTGCACTACGATGAAAAGGACGGTTATATTCTGGATCTGGCGCTGCGCAACAACCGCACCAGTGAGGAATACCCCGACGGTATCTTCCATCCCCACAAGGAATACCACAACATCAAGAAGGAAAACATCGGCCTGATTGAGGTCATGGGTCTGGCCATTCTGCCCGCCCGCCTGAAAGATCAGGGCGCCCAGATTGCCGAGATCCTGGCCGGCCAGCGTCCCAACACCAGCCGCGAAGAAGGATCTCCCCTGGCGGTCCACGCCGAGTGGATTGATCAGCTGATTGCCAAGTACGGCACCTCCATGGCGCCTCAGGACGCCAACAACGCGGTCAAACAGGAGATCGGCACCGTCTTCAGCCATGTGCTGGAGAACGCCGGCGTCTTCAAGCAGGACAAGGAAGGCCAGGATGCCTTCCTGCGCTTCATGCAGAGCGTGGGTTTCAAGGCGATCTGA
- a CDS encoding TetR/AcrR family transcriptional regulator: protein MKPAATSKEEILAICRDLIHRQGGTALNVREVAAACGISVGTVYNYFGSKSDLVGAAVESVWYDIFRCADGGVAFATTKDCVQWLFQRLAYGNAQYPGFFTLHSVSFLRSDRPDARQRMQKVWDHIIQMLCRVLQRDPDIRADAFDADFTPEQFADLLFSLMLSAQLRNRYDAAPVLQLVERTLY from the coding sequence ATGAAACCCGCTGCCACATCCAAAGAAGAAATTCTGGCCATCTGCCGCGACCTTATTCATCGCCAAGGCGGCACTGCACTCAATGTGCGGGAAGTCGCCGCTGCCTGCGGGATCTCGGTGGGGACGGTCTACAATTACTTCGGCTCTAAATCCGACCTGGTGGGAGCCGCCGTGGAAAGTGTCTGGTATGATATTTTCCGCTGTGCTGACGGCGGCGTGGCCTTTGCCACTACAAAAGACTGCGTACAATGGCTTTTTCAGCGGCTGGCCTACGGCAACGCCCAATATCCCGGCTTCTTTACGCTGCATTCTGTCAGTTTCCTGCGCAGCGACCGCCCGGATGCCAGACAGCGCATGCAGAAAGTCTGGGACCACATCATCCAGATGCTGTGCCGGGTGCTGCAGCGTGATCCGGATATCCGTGCGGACGCCTTTGACGCCGATTTCACGCCGGAACAGTTTGCCGATCTGCTGTTTTCGCTGATGCTTTCCGCGCAGCTTCGCAATCGGTACGACGCCGCTCCGGTGCTGCAGCTGGTGGAACGTACCCTGTACTGA
- a CDS encoding alpha-galactosidase, producing MSILFDETQGTVHLTNGRISYVMQLLDGRYLLHRYFGPALRCWRGTGVPQPAKRSYTTEYGDTHLYFDALPWEFPTAGRGDYRRPAFAVTGRTGAQVSELVFRGWRILDRKPGSDTLPVTFAAAGESETLAVDCFDEVSGTTLTLYYTIFADADVIARQQRIVNTGPAPVRITNLQSVSLSLPAGSYDFLTLYGCHAQEARQSRVPLHQGVQAVGSRYGSSSPRHQPFWALLDPAATETAGPVYGCMLVYSGNFNGVVEQDAFGAVRAQMGLGDESFAWTLAPGEGFESPEALLTYSGRGLNGMSQNFYIALRRHLLPPRWRGVPRPILLNSWEGMYYDVSLEKIETQARLAKELGMELFVLDDGWFRKGNDSRSSMGDWICNTTKLPGGIEAAADLVHGLGLQFGLWFEPEAVSRDSELYRNHPDWILRVPNLAPREGRHEYLLDLSRAEVRQYLLNVLHRYLGTGKIDYIKWDMNRPMTDAASAELPSERQGELAHRYILGLYAVLREITQSYPDVLFEGCSSGGARLDAGMLAYFAQNWTSDNTDAKDRADIQNGFSLLYPPEVLGAHVSITPNHQTGRTTPLESRFAVARLFNLGYELDLTRCSRDELAAIAKQVAAAKAHRDWLVKGTFWRHATIRQGDRMASVVSDDKSRCLAVVFRTLYDPLAEQAVFRFCGLDPARDYRDVETGQVYGGDELMEAGLTLPPCKQDFVTQTILLCGVP from the coding sequence ATGAGTATCCTGTTTGATGAAACCCAAGGCACTGTCCACCTGACCAACGGCCGTATCAGCTACGTCATGCAGCTGCTGGATGGACGGTATCTGCTGCACCGCTACTTCGGCCCGGCGTTGCGCTGCTGGCGGGGTACCGGTGTTCCGCAACCCGCCAAACGCAGCTATACTACCGAATACGGCGACACCCACCTCTATTTTGACGCGCTGCCCTGGGAATTCCCCACGGCTGGCCGGGGAGACTACCGTCGCCCTGCCTTTGCAGTGACGGGACGTACCGGCGCGCAGGTTTCCGAGCTGGTCTTCCGCGGATGGCGGATTCTGGACAGAAAGCCGGGGTCCGATACGCTGCCGGTGACCTTTGCGGCGGCAGGGGAGAGTGAGACCCTGGCGGTGGACTGTTTCGACGAAGTCTCGGGGACCACGCTGACCCTTTATTACACCATCTTTGCCGACGCCGATGTCATCGCCCGGCAGCAGCGGATCGTCAACACCGGCCCGGCGCCGGTGCGCATCACCAACCTGCAGAGCGTTTCTCTGTCACTGCCTGCCGGTTCCTATGATTTTCTGACCCTCTACGGCTGCCATGCCCAGGAGGCCCGGCAAAGCCGGGTGCCCCTCCATCAGGGCGTACAGGCGGTGGGGAGCCGGTATGGTTCCAGCAGTCCCCGGCATCAGCCCTTCTGGGCGCTGCTGGACCCGGCTGCCACCGAGACTGCCGGGCCCGTCTACGGCTGCATGCTGGTGTACAGCGGCAACTTCAACGGCGTGGTGGAGCAGGATGCCTTTGGGGCGGTCCGGGCCCAGATGGGGCTGGGGGACGAGAGCTTTGCCTGGACCCTGGCTCCCGGCGAAGGCTTCGAATCCCCCGAAGCGTTGCTGACCTACAGCGGCCGAGGGCTCAACGGCATGAGTCAGAATTTTTATATCGCACTGCGCCGCCATCTGCTGCCGCCCCGCTGGCGAGGTGTGCCCCGACCCATCCTGCTCAATTCCTGGGAGGGCATGTACTACGATGTGAGTCTGGAAAAGATCGAAACCCAGGCGCGTTTGGCCAAAGAACTGGGAATGGAGCTGTTTGTACTGGATGACGGCTGGTTCCGCAAGGGCAACGACAGTCGGTCCTCTATGGGGGATTGGATCTGCAACACCACCAAGCTGCCCGGCGGCATCGAGGCGGCAGCAGATCTGGTCCATGGCCTGGGCCTGCAATTCGGTCTCTGGTTTGAACCGGAGGCCGTCAGCCGGGACAGTGAACTCTATCGGAACCATCCCGACTGGATCTTGCGGGTCCCGAACCTGGCCCCCCGGGAAGGACGCCACGAATACCTTCTGGACCTGAGCCGGGCGGAGGTACGACAGTATCTGCTGAATGTGCTGCACCGGTATCTGGGGACCGGCAAGATCGACTACATCAAATGGGATATGAACCGCCCCATGACCGATGCGGCTTCGGCAGAACTCCCTTCCGAACGGCAAGGCGAGTTGGCCCATCGGTACATCCTGGGACTTTACGCCGTTCTGCGGGAAATCACCCAAAGTTACCCGGATGTTCTCTTTGAGGGCTGTTCCAGCGGAGGAGCCCGGCTGGACGCGGGAATGCTGGCTTACTTTGCCCAGAACTGGACCAGCGACAACACCGACGCGAAAGACCGTGCCGATATCCAGAATGGTTTCAGTCTGCTTTATCCGCCGGAGGTATTGGGCGCCCATGTGAGCATTACCCCCAACCATCAGACCGGACGCACCACCCCGCTGGAAAGCCGCTTTGCTGTGGCTCGTCTCTTCAATCTGGGGTATGAGTTGGACCTGACCCGCTGTTCCAGGGACGAGCTGGCGGCCATTGCCAAACAGGTGGCAGCGGCCAAGGCGCATCGAGATTGGTTGGTTAAAGGAACTTTTTGGCGCCATGCCACCATCCGTCAGGGAGACCGGATGGCTTCGGTGGTCAGCGACGACAAAAGCCGATGTTTGGCGGTTGTTTTTCGAACCCTCTACGACCCACTGGCCGAACAGGCCGTTTTCAGGTTCTGCGGCCTGGACCCGGCCCGGGATTACCGGGACGTCGAAACGGGGCAGGTCTACGGCGGTGATGAGCTGATGGAAGCAGGCCTGACGCTGCCGCCCTGCAAGCAGGACTTTGTTACCCAAACCATCCTTCTGTGCGGGGTCCCCTGA
- a CDS encoding sucrose-specific PTS transporter subunit IIBC has translation MTEKEIAQALLPLVGGRENILSVMHCATRLRIVVNDKDKIQVKEVENLDKVKGSFFNAGQYQIIFGTGLVNRVYEAVMHELGMQPEAAIDDKPASKPVTGNRFQRAIRMFSDVFVPIIPVLVATGLFMGLRGLLTQEAVLNVFGLTPDAVPQQLLLFTQILTDTAFAFLPALVCWSTFKNFGGSPVIGIVLGLMLVSNSLPSAYDVGSGAAEPLIFFGFIPVAGYQGSVLPAFATGVLAAKFEKFLRKHVPDAIDLIVTPFLTLLVGILLAMLVLGPILHTVENGVLFVVEGLLTLPMGIGGLIYGSFGQLLGIFGIHHILNFLEISMLAKDGWNYLNPIGTCGNVAQAGAVLAVAIKASSAKTKQIAYPSCLSALLGITEPAVFGVNLRFVKPFVMSMVGGGVGGFLASLFGLRATGMSITGIPGTLLYLNEQLPLYILVNIVSFAVAFVLTRLFGFNHKMEQA, from the coding sequence ATGACAGAGAAGGAAATTGCGCAAGCGCTGCTGCCGCTGGTGGGCGGCAGGGAGAACATCCTTTCGGTGATGCACTGTGCCACCCGGTTGCGCATCGTGGTCAACGACAAGGACAAGATCCAGGTCAAGGAAGTGGAAAACCTGGATAAAGTAAAAGGTTCGTTCTTCAATGCCGGTCAGTACCAGATCATCTTCGGCACCGGCCTGGTCAACCGTGTCTATGAGGCGGTCATGCATGAACTGGGGATGCAGCCTGAAGCCGCCATTGACGATAAACCGGCCTCCAAGCCGGTCACCGGAAATCGGTTCCAACGGGCCATCCGGATGTTCTCCGATGTGTTTGTGCCCATCATCCCGGTGCTGGTGGCCACCGGTCTCTTCATGGGCCTGCGGGGCCTGCTCACCCAGGAGGCAGTGCTGAACGTCTTTGGCCTGACGCCGGATGCCGTGCCCCAGCAGCTGCTTCTCTTTACCCAGATCCTTACCGATACCGCGTTCGCCTTCTTGCCGGCGCTGGTCTGCTGGTCCACCTTTAAAAACTTCGGGGGCAGCCCGGTCATCGGCATCGTACTGGGTCTCATGCTGGTCAGCAACAGTCTGCCCAGTGCCTATGACGTGGGTTCTGGCGCAGCTGAACCGCTGATCTTCTTCGGCTTCATCCCGGTAGCCGGGTATCAGGGGTCGGTGCTGCCTGCCTTTGCTACCGGTGTGCTGGCCGCCAAGTTTGAAAAGTTTCTGCGCAAGCATGTGCCGGACGCCATTGACCTCATTGTTACGCCTTTCCTGACACTGCTGGTGGGGATTCTTCTGGCCATGCTCGTGCTGGGCCCCATCCTGCACACGGTGGAAAACGGTGTCCTCTTTGTGGTGGAAGGGCTGCTTACTCTGCCCATGGGCATCGGCGGGCTGATCTACGGCAGCTTCGGTCAGCTCCTCGGCATCTTCGGCATCCATCATATCCTCAACTTTCTGGAAATCAGCATGCTGGCAAAAGATGGCTGGAACTATCTGAACCCCATCGGCACCTGCGGCAACGTGGCGCAGGCCGGCGCTGTACTGGCTGTTGCCATCAAGGCTTCCTCTGCCAAAACCAAGCAGATCGCCTATCCTTCCTGCCTGTCGGCGCTGCTGGGCATTACCGAACCGGCGGTGTTCGGTGTCAATCTGCGCTTTGTAAAGCCCTTTGTCATGTCCATGGTCGGCGGCGGTGTGGGCGGCTTCCTGGCATCGCTCTTCGGCCTGCGCGCCACCGGTATGTCCATTACCGGCATCCCCGGTACGCTGCTCTATCTCAATGAGCAGCTGCCTCTGTACATCCTTGTCAATATAGTGTCCTTTGCCGTGGCTTTTGTGCTCACCAGGCTGTTCGGCTTCAACCACAAAATGGAGCAAGCATGA
- a CDS encoding glycoside hydrolase family 32 protein — translation MPISKKQSWHIEPPWGLLNDPNGLVWYKGNYYAFFQWNRFAKDHSSKAWGFATSPDLVHWQFRGSALLPDQLYDAQGVYSGSALEIDGRLCLYYTGNAKQQGRRISHQCLAISTDGRHFRKEGPLFAAPAGYTGHFRDPKVLAVLQGGYQMVVGAQRDNGLGAVVLYTSPDGFRWSYGGVVGTSREYQMIECPELFRLEDAPVLLYCPQHRDNAADTSLDSFSVGRVLDQGPDASRPLDLDTGWQRLDEGFDFYAPQTFRTPDGRRILFAWMSRLEGEAETAFGAGEPRIHCLTMPRELFRRGQRLCQRPVRELRELPGTPVPGETTESGRLYRPFRRAFRFTATELAAERNLDLTLHEGEWSFHYDAAAHTVTVERRCWTGPGQDTRTVPLSALSSLELWCDQSSAELFLNGGEQVFSARIWPASSQASLLIAGLPPESPVQLTLLPDDLYRYLPKEEETQ, via the coding sequence TTGCCCATCTCCAAAAAACAAAGCTGGCATATTGAACCGCCCTGGGGGCTGCTCAACGATCCCAATGGTTTGGTTTGGTATAAAGGAAACTACTATGCCTTTTTCCAGTGGAACCGGTTTGCCAAGGACCATTCCAGCAAAGCCTGGGGCTTTGCCACTTCGCCGGATCTGGTGCACTGGCAGTTCCGGGGCAGTGCGCTGCTGCCCGACCAGTTGTACGATGCCCAGGGCGTCTACTCGGGCAGTGCGCTGGAAATCGATGGCCGGCTCTGCCTCTACTATACCGGCAACGCAAAGCAGCAAGGAAGGCGCATCAGCCATCAGTGCCTGGCCATCAGTACCGATGGTCGGCACTTCCGCAAGGAGGGGCCGCTTTTCGCTGCGCCGGCCGGGTATACCGGGCATTTCCGGGATCCAAAGGTTCTGGCCGTGTTGCAAGGCGGGTATCAGATGGTGGTGGGCGCTCAGCGGGATAACGGCCTTGGCGCCGTTGTCCTGTACACTTCGCCGGACGGTTTCCGCTGGTCGTATGGCGGCGTGGTGGGAACTTCCCGTGAATACCAGATGATAGAATGTCCCGAACTCTTCCGGTTGGAGGACGCGCCGGTACTGCTTTACTGTCCCCAACACCGGGACAATGCAGCGGATACCTCCCTGGATTCTTTTTCGGTGGGGCGGGTGCTGGACCAAGGGCCCGACGCCTCCCGTCCTTTGGATCTGGATACCGGCTGGCAGCGGCTGGACGAAGGCTTTGACTTCTACGCGCCTCAGACCTTTCGGACACCGGATGGCCGCCGGATTCTGTTCGCCTGGATGTCCCGGTTGGAAGGAGAGGCCGAAACCGCCTTCGGGGCCGGGGAACCCCGCATTCATTGCCTGACCATGCCGCGGGAACTGTTTCGCCGCGGGCAGCGCCTCTGCCAACGGCCGGTGCGGGAACTGCGGGAGCTGCCGGGCACTCCGGTGCCGGGCGAAACAACCGAAAGCGGGCGCCTCTACCGCCCGTTCCGGCGGGCCTTCCGGTTCACAGCAACCGAACTGGCGGCCGAAAGAAATCTGGATCTCACCCTGCACGAAGGGGAGTGGTCCTTCCACTATGATGCGGCTGCCCACACCGTCACGGTGGAACGCCGCTGCTGGACCGGCCCCGGACAGGATACCCGTACCGTGCCGCTGTCTGCCCTGAGCAGTCTGGAACTCTGGTGCGACCAGTCCAGCGCCGAATTGTTCCTCAACGGCGGAGAACAGGTATTCTCCGCCCGGATCTGGCCCGCGTCGTCCCAGGCGTCCCTGCTGATTGCCGGTCTGCCCCCGGAATCCCCGGTGCAGCTCACCCTGCTGCCGGACGATCTATACCGTTATCTACCCAAGGAGGAGGAAACACAATGA